AGACTGTCTCCCAAGTCGGCCGATTTGGAGAACCATCGAAACGCTTGTTCGTCTCCTTTATAGTCCGGCATATTGTAATAGATCAGCGCCAATCCGTTCATTCCGTCGGGATTTCCTAGTTGTGCCGCTTGATAATAAGATTGCTGCGCTTTTTCGAGGTCTTTGTATGCTTCGTCGAATTGATAGAAAAAACCAAGCTCAAAATAGGCGTCGATATACTCTTTTTCAAGCGCTTTTTGTATCCATTTCAATCTTTCTTCGGAATTTCCTCTATCCATTTCGATATAGGCCAGTTTGATCATGGACCACTCATCGTCGCGTTCTTCGGCCAGTTGGAGGTATATTTTTTCGGCTTCTTCCTTATTCATGGGCATACCGTAACCATTATCTTTCATGAATGCCATTTCTCCTATGGCCATGATGTTGTTTTGTGCTGCCGAGTTTTTATAATAGGAGAGAGCTGTATCGTAATTTTGTTCTACGAATGTCCCGTTTTCATACATGTTGCCTAACAAGTATTGGGCATATGAATTCCCGCTTTCGGCTGCTTTGGAGAACCAGTCGAAAGCCTTTTCGTAATTGCGCTCATTCAGTTTTCCCCGATAGTAGACTTTTCCTACGATGGTTTGAGCGAAGGCAAGATTTTTTTCTGCGTAGGGTAGGAATGTTTCTAAAATTCCGGGCCATAGTTGATACCCTTTTACTTTGTTGCAAAGAATGTCGCAAAGTAGATTTTGAGCTTCGGTGTTGTTTGCGGCGGCTAATTTCAGAAGGATATCCGATGCTTCTTTGTATTTGTGATTCCGGTATAGTCTGATGGCTTCTTGATAAAGTGCGGGGTTTACTCCTGTCGGGTGTGCCGCCGTCGTTTTATCGGTAATTTTCGTGTCTCGGTTTTCGATATATCCAGTAACTGTTTTACTGTCGGGCATGACAGACGGTTTAATCGAATTTTCGGTTTGCCGGGTGCTTTCGTTCAGCAAAAGAGTTTCGAGCACTTGGTCGATTTTGGCATCGATGATGTTCAATATGCTCGTAATCATGTGGTCCCATTGTGCTTTATCGTTGAGATAGTTGCAAAGCGGTTGTGTCTCGGAAGGGTGTATTTGCCTTTGATATATCCAGTCGATTATTCGTTTCGATTTTTCGGTAATGTTTCCGATGAGTAGAGGAACGATTTTCATATCGTTTTTTTCTACTTGCTCTTTAATCCAAACGAGTTCTTTGTTTACGATATAATCCGAGGATACGAAACTTTCGCTAATCAGCAAAATGGCAATGTGTGATTGAACGATGTGATTGTGTATTTCTTCGTCCCATTTTTCGCCGATAACCAATCCTTCATCGAACCATATTTCTGCATCCGGACTCGTGTGTCGTCTAATTCGAGGTATCAGATGAATGTTTCCCGGACCTTCCAGTACCCACTCTTTGTCTTCGTGGGCATAACTGATAAAAATATGCGCTTTTGCCATGATGATAAAATTTCTGTGTTACGTGGTATAAAATTATTTTATGATATCTTCTTTTACAAAGATAGTCTTTTCGGAGAATCGGTCTGTATTTCGATCGAATGTTATATAACACAAAAGGCAGCTTAGCTGCCTTTTGTGTATCTTATTTTTTTATGGGTTATTGAGTGACTTTGTTTATGAATACTAATCCCGAGGTATCGTTTCCTTTCTCTCCGCAGGCTTCTACTTCTATGAAAAAGGGAGTGCCGGCTTCGAAGGAATCGACGGTAAAGCGGTAGGTCGCTATGGGGGAATTGGCATTTATCAGAACCGATTGCGGAACTTCGGCGAGGAGTTCGTCTCGCTTGTAAAGTTTCAATGTGCCTAACCGGAACGGGGTTTCACCTTTTGTGTAGATGAACGATACCGTATATGTGCCATTGCCTGATATTTTGCCTGTACATTCGAATCGCCAAGGAGTTAGATAGGGCTGTACGTTCAAGGGTTTCCATTCGGCTGTATATTCACCGTACTGTTTATAGCCCGAATAGTCGGGGGCGAAATAAATGGGCAGCGAATAGTGACGGGGATTTACTACGGTGATAGCCCGGAAGTCGCTTTTGTCATTGACGGTTACCGGAGTGGTGTAAAGGGGGGAATGAACCGTAGGATAGGAGCCGTCGGTGGTATAGCGAATGTCGGCATCGGCGACGGCCGGAGATAATGTAAATTCTATTGCACCGGTAGCAGTCGGATTCATCTGTTCTATGATGGGTTCCGGTACACGGTAATGGCAATTTTTGAAGTCGAGTCGATTGAAATGGTGACTCAACCGGCAACGGAAGTCGGAATAATTGCGGTCGGATTGTCGACACCATGCCACTTCTGAAAGAGCTAACAGACGGGGGAAAGTGAAGTATTCGGCATAGTTTTCGGAGCGATTTTCATTCAGATAATCTATCTCTTGCAATACAGTGCCGTGAATAAATTGGTCGCTCCAAAAGCAGCCTTGTACTCCTAATACGGTCGATTCGGGAGAGTAGTCGTTGATTTCCATGCTGTAACATTTTTCGAGAGAGATAGGCGGCATCCAAGTGGCGGCTTTCACTTCTCCCGGGGTACGGCTTTCGGGGAAGTCGAAATACATGTGCGTGGCGGGTGTCAGAATAGCTTTATGTCCGCGCTGCGTAGCAAGAAGGGTGTCCCTGACATTGTGCCAAATAAGCCCGACAACAGGGGTTTTGACATCACCTCGCAAAAAGATTTCTTCCCACCCTACAACGGTACGATTTTTTTCTTTCATCATTTCGGCTACGACGTTGGTAAGGTAACCTTGCAGTTCGGAAGCCTTTTTCAATCCTTCCCGCTTCATCACTTTTTGGCAGTCGGGACATTCTTCCCAACGAGTGTAAACGGCTTCATCACCCCCTATATTGATGTACGAGGAAGGGAATAATCGAACGGTTTCGTCTAATACATCTCGTAAAAATTGCAGGGAAGATTCTTTGCCGACACAAAGCAGATCGCGGCTGATGAAATGTTGTGTGGGGACTTCGTGTTGCAGGCCCGTGCAACTGAGCCACGGATAGGCAACGACGGCAGACAGAATGTGAGCCGGAAATTCGATTTCGGGAATGATTTCCACGTTACGGACTTGTCCGTAAGCGATCAGTTCTTTTATGTCTTCTTGGGTGTAGAATCCTCCCAAACGGTTGTGATCGGGACCTGCCCATGCACCCACCTCGGTCAGACGGGGATATTTTTTGATTTCCAATCGCCAGCCGGAGTCATCAATCAAGTGGAATTGCAGTTTGTTTAACTTGTACATGGCCATCATGTCGATGTATTTTTTCACGAACTCTTTGTCGTAGAAATAACGAGCCACGTCCAGCATCATGCCTCGCCACGGGCGATTGGGAGCATCGTATATCGTTACGGCGGGGGCGATCCATTCCACTCCATGCTGCCGTTTGTCGCTGTACACTTGGGGCGGAAAGAGTTGCAGCAGCGTTTGTATGCCGTAGAATATGCCGCCTGCGTCCCGGCCGGTCAGTGAGATTCCTTTGGGCGTTACGTCCAGTCGGTAGCCTTCCGGTTTATCTACTTTTTCGGGGTTTAATGTCAAGAGGATAGTGGCTTTGCGGGCATCTTTTTTCAGTTTCAAATCCCAGCCGGTGGATTGACCGAGCACTTGCT
The sequence above is drawn from the Barnesiella intestinihominis YIT 11860 genome and encodes:
- a CDS encoding beta-N-acetylhexosaminidase produces the protein MKSYRTMCKKTWAVILAIACHLPATWATNANEIEIIPKPVHVEQTSGNFRLSPKSTIGYDAALQGQAEYLQQVLGQSTGWDLKLKKDARKATILLTLNPEKVDKPEGYRLDVTPKGISLTGRDAGGIFYGIQTLLQLFPPQVYSDKRQHGVEWIAPAVTIYDAPNRPWRGMMLDVARYFYDKEFVKKYIDMMAMYKLNKLQFHLIDDSGWRLEIKKYPRLTEVGAWAGPDHNRLGGFYTQEDIKELIAYGQVRNVEIIPEIEFPAHILSAVVAYPWLSCTGLQHEVPTQHFISRDLLCVGKESSLQFLRDVLDETVRLFPSSYINIGGDEAVYTRWEECPDCQKVMKREGLKKASELQGYLTNVVAEMMKEKNRTVVGWEEIFLRGDVKTPVVGLIWHNVRDTLLATQRGHKAILTPATHMYFDFPESRTPGEVKAATWMPPISLEKCYSMEINDYSPESTVLGVQGCFWSDQFIHGTVLQEIDYLNENRSENYAEYFTFPRLLALSEVAWCRQSDRNYSDFRCRLSHHFNRLDFKNCHYRVPEPIIEQMNPTATGAIEFTLSPAVADADIRYTTDGSYPTVHSPLYTTPVTVNDKSDFRAITVVNPRHYSLPIYFAPDYSGYKQYGEYTAEWKPLNVQPYLTPWRFECTGKISGNGTYTVSFIYTKGETPFRLGTLKLYKRDELLAEVPQSVLINANSPIATYRFTVDSFEAGTPFFIEVEACGEKGNDTSGLVFINKVTQ